Sequence from the Priestia megaterium genome:
TTTACTGTAAACTATTCATCAATAAATTTCTTTAATTCCCGACAAGCGAATAGAGAAAGTATTTTGCTGTTCATCTTTTAATGAAAGCGTTTGGTCTGTTAAATCTAGGCGCTGTACTTTTCCTTTAAACGTTTGAAGCAAACCGTTTTTATAATAGTTAATTGTAACGGCCCCGTTTTTTCTTAATGCTTTTAAAATCATTTTCAAAACTCCTTCCATATTTAAAATGTGTATGATTAACGAGCTGTAACATTCATTTTCATTTGCATATTTTTATTATACACAAAAATAGAAAGCGTTTTCACTTAAAGTTTGAACACTTTGTGAAAACTTTAACAGAGAATGTGACAAATACATACAGAAACTGATTTATTTGTCGTATTCATAATAAAACACATTTATGAAAGGAGTGTTAAGAACGTGTTAAAACTTTATGGATGGAAGAATATTATAAAATATCGTTTGAAATGTCGTAGTGAATCCATTCATCGTTCGTTACATTTCCGCCCATTTTCCTGTAAAGCGTTTGGGCTCTTGTATTATCATAAGCCGTTTCCCAAGACATAGCTGCATACTGATGTTTTTTTGTATACTGATGACTGGCCGAAAATAACTTTTCTCCAATTTTTTGTCCTCTTGCTTTTTCAGTAACGTACAAGTCATTTAAAATCGCTACAGGCTTTACACGCGTGGTGCTAAATGTAAAATAAAGCGTTGAAAAACCTACTGCCTCGTCATTTTGAGTCGCGATAAACTGAACGCCAGCATCGGAATGGTGAAACAAATGATTAATCAAATTTCTCAGCTGCTTTTTGGTAGGCTGAGGACGCTTGTAAAAATCAACAATGTATTCGTTCATTAATGAAATAAGTGCTTCCATATCAGCAGTATTAGCTTGATGAATTGTAATAGTAGTCATTAAATCTTCTCCTTTTTAATCAGATGATCTACACTTATAGTAAAAGAAATGTATCCCCTCTAAAAGAGCCAGATTTAAAAAATAAAATAGGGACAGATGAAAGGAGCTAGCTTGAAGTTCACACCTTTATTAAACCGCAAGGATGATATGCCTTTGTATCACCAGCTATATGAATATATAAAAAAAGAAATTGTATCCAGCAGGGTGGAAGTAAATGACAAACTGCCTTCTATCCGGTCTCTTGCTGATTACTTAAACGTAAGTCGAAATACTGTAGATATGGCCTATCAGCAGCTTTTAGCTGAAGGATATGTAGAAAGCAGGCCCAAAAGTGGACTGTACGTAACGAATACACAGTTTGATTTATTGCAAACAGATAAAAAGCCGACTGTATTTTTACACCCTCACTCAGAAACAAAGTCGTGTACCTATGATTTTCGGTATGGAAAAGTTGATAGCCGTTTGTTTCCCTTGAATGAGTGGAAAAAACGATACAATGAAAGTCTTCAAACTTATAGAGAAGCGCTGTTCACGTACCAAGAAAATCAAGGAGAAGAATCACTGCGAGAAGAAATTGCGACGTACCTTTATCAGTCAAGAGGAGTGGTTTGTTCGAAACATCAAATTATTATTGGAGCAGGTACGCAGCAATCACTCAGTTTATTAGCGCAGATGTTAAAGCAAAGCATCAGAGATATTGCCTTTGAAAATCCTTGCTATGACGGGGCTAGCTTTGTATTTAAGCAGCATGGATTTTCCTTAAAACCCGTGTCGCTTAATAATAAAGGCATAAACATCCAAGAGCTTTATGATAGCCAAGCACGAGCTGTTTATGTTACACCATCTCATCAGTTTCCATACGGAATGATCATGCCTGTTTCAAGAAGAATAGAGCTTCTTAAATGGGCGAATGACTGCAATGGATTTGTTATTGAAGATGATTATGACGGAGAATTTCGTTATAAAGGCTCTCCCATCCCTTCATTGCAAAGCTTAGACTCTAAGGGGCGCGTCATTTATACAGGGACATTTTCAAAATCTTTTATGCCTTCTTTAAGAATCAGCTACCTTGTATTACCGGAAGTTCTTCTAAAGGAATATCATGAACGTTTCTCTTTATACGAGCAAGCTGTTCCAGCCCTTCATCAGCGGACGCTCGGACTGATGATGAAAAACGGAGAGTGGAGTAAGCATTTAAGAAGAGTGAGAACTGCTTATCAACTGAAACACGATACTCTTTTGGCGGCTTTACAGAAGGAGTTTAACAAAAAAATCACGGTGTCAGGAGAATATGCAGGTTTGCATATACTTGTCCGCGTGCACAACGATATGAACGAACAGAAGTTAATTAGCGCAGCTCGAAAGCAAGATGTCTCTGTCTACGGCACTTCTCGTTATTGGCTTACGGAATCACCTCAACAAAAGACTCATCTATTATTAGGTTTTGGAAGTTTGGAGAGAGAAGAAATAGAAGAAGGAATAAGGCGGTTGAAAAATGCTTGGTTATAAGCCTCTCCTTATTTCTTCGGTTTCTTGACAAAAGTTGCCTAGTCCTTTAGACTTTTTTTGCATATATTTTAAATTATCTGAAAGGAGGATAGGGTAATCGAAGCTAACTGCTAGTGGACAACCCTAGATTAAACAATGAATCCTATCCAACAAATTTTACATACATTTCCTGTGATTGTACTAGATGGTGCAATGGCAACTGAACTGGAGAGATATGGCTGTGATTTGAACGACAGCTTATGGTCTGCAAAAGTGCTGATGGAGCAGCCTGAATTGATTAAGAGAGTGCATCAAGATTACTTTGCAGTAGGAGCTGACTGTGCAATTACAGCAAGTTATCAAAGCACATTTGAAGGTTTTGCTAAACGTGGCTTGAGTGAAGCAGAGGCTCGCGAGTTAATTCAAGCATCTGTAAAAATTGCGGCTGAAGCAAGAGATGAATTTTGGCAGCAAGAAGAGAATCGTCTTAATCGTCCAAAACCAATTGTCGCCGCTTCGGTAGGGCCTTACGGAGCATTTTTAGCAAACGGATCGGAATATACTGGACAGTATGATGTAACAGAAGAAGAGTTAATGGAATTTCATCGTCCTCGTATGAAAGCATTAATTGAAGCAGGAGCGGACGTACTAGCTTGTGAAACCATTCCTAATTTAATGGAAGCAAGAGCCATTGCGAGGCTGCTAGAAGAATTTGAAGGAGCGTACGCATGGATTACGTTCAGCGCAAAAGATGACCTGCACATTAGCAGCGGAACATTAATCTCGGAGTGTGCACGCTATTTAGATTCCTATGAGCAAGTAGCGGCTCTTGGAGTTAACTGTACGCCGCCTCAATATATTTCTTCACTTATTAAAGAAATTAAATCTCAAACGGATAAGCCAGTCGTTGTGTATCCAAATTCAGGGGAGCATTATGATGCTGAATCTAAAACATGGAACGGGACATCCGCGGGCGAAACGTATGGCTGCAGCGCTCACAGCTGGTATGAAGCAGGAGCTCAGTTAATTGGAGGGTGCTGCCGCACAACTCCAGATGATATTAAAGGCATTACAAAATGGGCTAGAAAATAACAGATTGACAGAAAGAGAATGTGACAAAAGTTGTTTCGTTAACGCTAAACACGGACTATCTATCAAAAATAGATAGTTCGTGTTTTTTTATGATCATGGTGAACGTAGATTTTGTGTGTGCAGGTCCTTCTAGCTGTTGGTTGGAGGCAAGGCGAAGACTCCTGCAGGAAAAGCGGAAGGAATGAGATTCCGCAGGAGTGTAAGCGACGAGGAGGCTCATCGGCCGACCGCGGAAAGCGGAGCCTTGCACGGAAATCAACAGCGGTGTC
This genomic interval carries:
- a CDS encoding GNAT family N-acetyltransferase → MTTITIHQANTADMEALISLMNEYIVDFYKRPQPTKKQLRNLINHLFHHSDAGVQFIATQNDEAVGFSTLYFTFSTTRVKPVAILNDLYVTEKARGQKIGEKLFSASHQYTKKHQYAAMSWETAYDNTRAQTLYRKMGGNVTNDEWIHYDISNDIL
- a CDS encoding PLP-dependent aminotransferase family protein, with translation MKFTPLLNRKDDMPLYHQLYEYIKKEIVSSRVEVNDKLPSIRSLADYLNVSRNTVDMAYQQLLAEGYVESRPKSGLYVTNTQFDLLQTDKKPTVFLHPHSETKSCTYDFRYGKVDSRLFPLNEWKKRYNESLQTYREALFTYQENQGEESLREEIATYLYQSRGVVCSKHQIIIGAGTQQSLSLLAQMLKQSIRDIAFENPCYDGASFVFKQHGFSLKPVSLNNKGINIQELYDSQARAVYVTPSHQFPYGMIMPVSRRIELLKWANDCNGFVIEDDYDGEFRYKGSPIPSLQSLDSKGRVIYTGTFSKSFMPSLRISYLVLPEVLLKEYHERFSLYEQAVPALHQRTLGLMMKNGEWSKHLRRVRTAYQLKHDTLLAALQKEFNKKITVSGEYAGLHILVRVHNDMNEQKLISAARKQDVSVYGTSRYWLTESPQQKTHLLLGFGSLEREEIEEGIRRLKNAWL
- a CDS encoding YolD-like family protein, whose product is MEGVLKMILKALRKNGAVTINYYKNGLLQTFKGKVQRLDLTDQTLSLKDEQQNTFSIRLSGIKEIY
- the mmuM gene encoding homocysteine S-methyltransferase, with the translated sequence MNPIQQILHTFPVIVLDGAMATELERYGCDLNDSLWSAKVLMEQPELIKRVHQDYFAVGADCAITASYQSTFEGFAKRGLSEAEARELIQASVKIAAEARDEFWQQEENRLNRPKPIVAASVGPYGAFLANGSEYTGQYDVTEEELMEFHRPRMKALIEAGADVLACETIPNLMEARAIARLLEEFEGAYAWITFSAKDDLHISSGTLISECARYLDSYEQVAALGVNCTPPQYISSLIKEIKSQTDKPVVVYPNSGEHYDAESKTWNGTSAGETYGCSAHSWYEAGAQLIGGCCRTTPDDIKGITKWARK